A single window of Chitinophaga sp. XS-30 DNA harbors:
- a CDS encoding DUF58 domain-containing protein produces the protein MKQLARFYRSLFFNTGMYLALGGAVLLFIAAYFIPVLLQVAVLAVLAFLMLLLLDFLQLYLPARAISAVRHMADRFSNGDQNEVSLTIRNNYRFTAQITITDELPFQFQQRDFLLKGILHSGEEKTFTYQLRPVERGEYGFGDTHVFVSGIFGLVKRRFTFHHPVTVKVYPSFVQLRQYELMSFKHHLDGIGVHRKRVIGHSMEFDHIREYVRGDDVRTLNWKATARRGNLMVNNFMEERSQQVYCVIDKGRNMKMPFDGMTLLDYAINSALVFCNVALQKGDKAGLATFTGKETAILPASSKRAQLSKLLEQLYHQDTQWTESDYESLGVHLRTSLSQRSLLILYTNFESASAMQRQLPYLRQLAKYHLLLVVFFENTELKKLNERKAAEVEDIYIQVIAQKFAHEKKQIVRELAHHGIMSLLTTPEQLTVDVVNKYLELKSRLLA, from the coding sequence ATGAAACAGCTCGCCCGCTTTTACCGTTCCCTTTTCTTCAATACAGGAATGTACCTGGCATTGGGCGGGGCCGTTCTGCTCTTTATTGCAGCCTATTTCATACCGGTGCTGCTGCAGGTGGCGGTGCTGGCAGTGCTGGCTTTCCTCATGCTGCTGTTGCTTGATTTTTTACAGCTATACCTTCCTGCCCGCGCCATCAGCGCTGTGCGGCACATGGCGGACCGCTTCAGTAATGGGGATCAGAACGAGGTAAGCCTCACTATACGGAACAACTACCGGTTTACGGCGCAGATAACGATCACTGATGAGCTGCCCTTCCAATTCCAGCAGCGGGATTTCTTGCTGAAAGGGATATTGCACAGCGGTGAGGAAAAAACATTCACGTACCAGCTCCGGCCTGTGGAAAGGGGAGAGTACGGGTTCGGGGATACTCATGTATTCGTGAGCGGGATATTCGGACTGGTGAAACGGCGTTTCACTTTCCATCATCCGGTTACTGTAAAGGTCTATCCCTCCTTCGTGCAGCTGCGCCAATATGAACTGATGTCTTTCAAACATCATCTTGACGGGATAGGTGTGCACCGCAAGCGGGTGATAGGCCATAGCATGGAGTTCGATCACATCCGGGAATATGTAAGGGGAGACGATGTGCGTACCCTTAACTGGAAAGCCACCGCGCGGCGCGGGAACCTGATGGTGAATAATTTCATGGAGGAAAGATCGCAGCAGGTCTATTGCGTGATCGACAAAGGGCGTAATATGAAAATGCCTTTTGACGGGATGACCTTACTGGATTATGCTATCAATTCCGCGTTGGTGTTCTGCAATGTGGCACTGCAGAAGGGGGATAAGGCCGGACTGGCAACATTCACCGGAAAGGAAACCGCCATATTGCCGGCCAGCAGCAAAAGGGCGCAGCTCAGCAAGCTCCTTGAACAACTATACCACCAGGATACCCAATGGACGGAAAGTGACTATGAAAGCCTGGGTGTGCATCTCCGCACCTCGCTTTCCCAGCGGTCCCTGCTTATCCTCTACACGAATTTCGAATCCGCTTCCGCCATGCAGCGGCAGCTTCCCTACCTGCGTCAACTGGCGAAGTATCATTTGCTGCTGGTCGTATTTTTCGAGAATACGGAACTGAAGAAGCTGAATGAACGGAAAGCTGCTGAAGTGGAAGATATTTACATACAGGTGATCGCGCAGAAATTCGCGCATGAGAAAAAACAGATCGTGCGGGAGCTTGCCCATCACGGCATCATGTCATTGCTCACTACGCCCGAGCAGTTGACGGTGGATGTGGTGAACAAATACCTGGAGCTGAAATCCCGTTTGCTGGCCTGA
- a CDS encoding sensor histidine kinase, with protein MNTRYKHWFFRYKLHHILFWLAYFIFWTSMSMQQYPSSVSVSLLYTTVWFAGQAACIYTGMYWLIPRYFNTRRYGAFAAGVLLDMLICTLFITLTLTLLTQRIAPDSEVRPGQFFMFVLMANTYGVSCMLAAKIIKERIIADRRNKLLEKEQMQQELSFLRAQMNPHFLFNAINSIYVLIRKDPEVAAQTLAKFSDMLRYQLYECTTEHIPVEKELGYLDHYIALEKIRKGDTVQIDFSVSDAMQHFQIAPLLIIPFVENAFKHLSSNGGGENFIHISLDYRAPYFSLRVENSKDQVPLPYPAGGIGLANVKRRLELLYPGKHYLRIEDTGNKYLVLLNIELS; from the coding sequence ATGAATACCCGTTACAAGCACTGGTTTTTCCGGTATAAACTGCATCACATCCTGTTCTGGCTGGCTTATTTTATTTTCTGGACCAGCATGTCCATGCAGCAATACCCATCTTCGGTTTCGGTGTCTCTCCTCTACACCACCGTCTGGTTTGCCGGTCAGGCCGCCTGCATATATACAGGGATGTACTGGCTCATTCCGCGTTATTTCAATACCAGGCGTTATGGCGCGTTTGCCGCGGGCGTATTGCTGGATATGCTGATCTGTACATTGTTCATCACTTTAACATTGACGCTGCTTACACAAAGGATTGCGCCGGATTCGGAGGTAAGGCCGGGACAGTTTTTCATGTTCGTGCTGATGGCCAATACCTATGGGGTCAGCTGCATGCTGGCAGCCAAGATCATCAAGGAAAGGATCATTGCGGACCGCCGGAACAAGCTGCTCGAAAAAGAACAGATGCAACAGGAGCTGAGTTTCCTGCGGGCGCAGATGAACCCCCATTTTCTGTTCAACGCCATCAACAGCATCTATGTGCTGATCCGGAAAGACCCGGAAGTGGCAGCGCAGACGCTGGCCAAATTCTCTGATATGCTGCGGTACCAGCTGTATGAATGCACAACGGAGCATATTCCGGTGGAAAAGGAACTGGGATACCTGGACCATTACATTGCGCTGGAAAAAATCCGCAAGGGCGATACGGTGCAGATTGACTTCTCCGTGAGCGACGCCATGCAGCACTTCCAGATCGCGCCCCTGCTGATCATTCCATTTGTGGAGAATGCATTCAAACATCTTTCCAGCAATGGCGGCGGAGAAAATTTCATTCATATTTCGCTGGACTACCGGGCGCCGTATTTTTCCCTGCGGGTGGAGAACAGCAAAGATCAGGTACCTTTGCCATATCCGGCGGGCGGCATCGGGCTGGCGAACGTAAAACGCAGGCTGGAGCTGCTCTATCCCGGCAAACACTATCTCCGGATCGAAGATACCGGCAACAAATACCTTGTTTTACTTAACATCGAACTCTCATGA
- a CDS encoding LytTR family DNA-binding domain-containing protein, whose amino-acid sequence MNIRCIIVDDEPLARDGMELLVKGTGFLQLVASCSNAMEANAVLAAEKVQLMFLDIQMPRMRGIDLLRSLPIKPLVIITTAYPDFALEGFELNVLDYLVKPITPERFLQSVNRALTLLQQQRSESDHLFIKTGSGFEKIAYADILFIEGAQNYLTIHTAQGKHMTLATFRAAEEQLPPGKFLRVHKSYIVAVDKIQSLSGNELSCGGHKVPVSKNYREALMLLIDQRLIRK is encoded by the coding sequence ATGAACATCCGTTGCATTATCGTAGACGACGAGCCGCTGGCGCGGGACGGTATGGAGTTGCTGGTGAAAGGCACGGGATTCCTGCAACTGGTGGCGTCATGCAGCAATGCCATGGAGGCCAATGCCGTACTGGCTGCGGAAAAAGTGCAGCTGATGTTCCTGGACATCCAGATGCCGAGGATGCGCGGCATCGATCTGCTGCGGAGCCTGCCTATAAAACCGCTGGTGATCATTACGACGGCGTATCCGGACTTTGCACTGGAGGGATTCGAGCTCAATGTGCTGGACTATCTCGTAAAACCCATCACTCCGGAGCGATTCCTGCAGTCGGTCAACCGTGCGCTGACCCTGCTGCAGCAGCAGCGCAGCGAGAGCGATCATCTCTTTATCAAAACCGGCAGCGGCTTCGAAAAGATCGCATACGCCGATATACTGTTCATAGAAGGCGCACAGAATTACCTCACCATCCATACCGCACAAGGCAAACATATGACCCTGGCCACTTTCAGGGCAGCCGAGGAGCAGTTGCCACCTGGGAAATTCCTGCGGGTACACAAATCCTATATTGTGGCTGTAGACAAAATTCAATCGCTTTCCGGGAATGAACTGAGCTGCGGCGGGCACAAGGTCCCCGTCAGCAAAAATTATCGCGAGGCGCTGATGCTGCTGATCGATCAGCGCCTCATCAGGAAGTAG
- a CDS encoding Dps family protein: protein MKANIGIPENHLQAVAEKMQVLLADEQVLYTKTRNYHWNVEGDNFSEMHLFYEKQYDELAEIVDEVAERIRMLGHYSAGRLSDFLKLTQLTEPEYTNDQTAQIKNLLEDHETVIRSLRNLITEFSDKHKDLGTSDFVTGLLRQHEKMAWMLRAYLKK, encoded by the coding sequence ATGAAAGCGAACATCGGCATTCCCGAAAATCATTTACAGGCCGTTGCTGAAAAAATGCAGGTATTACTGGCGGACGAACAGGTCCTCTATACCAAAACACGCAACTATCACTGGAATGTGGAAGGGGATAATTTTTCAGAAATGCACCTGTTTTACGAAAAACAATACGATGAACTGGCGGAGATCGTAGATGAAGTAGCGGAACGCATCCGGATGCTGGGCCATTACAGCGCCGGGCGCCTGTCGGATTTCCTGAAACTTACGCAGCTGACGGAGCCGGAATATACGAACGACCAGACCGCACAGATCAAAAATCTGCTGGAAGACCATGAGACGGTGATCCGCTCTCTCCGCAACCTGATCACGGAATTTTCGGACAAGCATAAAGATCTGGGCACGAGTGACTTTGTGACGGGATTGCTCCGCCAGCATGAAAAAATGGCCTGGATGCTGCGCGCCTATCTGAAAAAATGA
- a CDS encoding outer membrane beta-barrel protein yields the protein MLTVFAKAQQTPSNKDTETGTLSGKVLQASNKEAVPFATIALLNEDDSTIINGVAADEKGAFLLKPIPYGSYIVRIATMGFSPYYTKIKPAAERPLWDLGTIMLQTGARTLKEVTVTGQKQMFTMNKDSIVFSPDENFLPGGTGMELLEYVPGITIDAENNVTMEGKDQVKFYVDDRPVALTGMDYNSYLQNLPSFMIERIEVLKAPPDPVEAEQALVEGRTNIRYINIITRKIQFRGYSAAFTAGVDSRQNLRGKMRYNLNLAPFQVTYFNNGEYNSDSSYLSRTYFPQNAGADTSYLEQKNFRTSYKYNHNLNGRYELKMSEKEKLRGSVTLGWTGDGSDGENNSLFSDQAHKPTRTINQENRNRRNGYRAVTDWNYLKEYDEPGKRLEAGFNFAKNNGNGYGNNDYFYLMTEDTSLQRTSRRNGNWNLRSNFNFRNVLKDSKYYNLSSSVALNGGKNTALATRKNVNDTELLFAPRLSTNYTNFNQQYAVNAAFGKRSREFGYNFTGRLAYDGAQSEEDYAGNRFNNETYEIRSSLGMNFSPKKDHMANIRFNPGIQFFNQMALLDSLRSRVPFKYTNFSPGINLQYDIKQQQLSFSFNRNIDRPNPDQLNPFINTADTLNIRMGNPNLRPSFTKDYRLEYLYQYKSHQVKAGVEIQDAGDIISRFTQVEQVGNTIYTTSTWVNLASRKDRNAYITLNSHLFKALQHNKGSINANISGGLRYYNTITDGGEDGKDAVSEQFAHVEGVTSHLTIWTAYRIRVFSISVNGRYNGPRYYAQGRREGRFNSGLKGQVNLLQRKLNVAFSVENLFGSSVRNSYELTNAYEQYSNARRNVRYLSLNITYNIRKFTKLGQKGPKGFDEEEFEGDDHRGGRGRR from the coding sequence ATGTTAACTGTTTTCGCCAAGGCACAGCAGACCCCTTCCAATAAGGACACAGAAACGGGTACTTTGAGCGGGAAGGTATTACAGGCATCCAATAAAGAGGCGGTGCCTTTCGCCACGATCGCACTGTTGAATGAAGACGATTCCACCATTATCAACGGCGTTGCTGCCGATGAGAAGGGCGCTTTTTTGCTCAAACCTATCCCTTACGGAAGTTATATTGTACGGATCGCCACCATGGGGTTCTCTCCTTATTACACGAAAATAAAACCTGCCGCCGAGCGTCCGCTGTGGGATCTCGGAACTATCATGCTGCAAACGGGCGCACGCACGCTCAAGGAAGTAACCGTAACGGGGCAGAAGCAGATGTTCACCATGAACAAGGATAGTATTGTGTTCTCACCGGATGAAAACTTCCTGCCGGGCGGTACCGGCATGGAACTGCTGGAATATGTGCCGGGCATTACCATAGATGCGGAGAATAATGTAACGATGGAGGGAAAGGACCAGGTGAAATTTTATGTGGATGACCGGCCGGTAGCCCTTACCGGCATGGACTACAACAGCTATCTGCAGAACCTGCCTTCCTTCATGATCGAACGGATAGAAGTGCTGAAAGCCCCGCCGGACCCGGTGGAAGCGGAACAGGCACTGGTGGAGGGCCGCACCAACATCCGGTATATCAACATCATTACCCGCAAGATCCAGTTCCGCGGTTACTCCGCAGCATTCACCGCGGGTGTGGACAGCCGGCAGAACCTGAGAGGCAAAATGCGCTACAATCTCAACCTGGCCCCCTTCCAGGTCACCTATTTCAATAACGGGGAATACAATTCAGACAGCAGTTATCTCTCCCGCACCTATTTTCCGCAAAATGCCGGAGCAGATACTTCTTACCTCGAACAAAAGAACTTCCGCACCAGCTACAAATACAATCATAACCTCAACGGCCGGTATGAACTGAAAATGTCTGAAAAGGAAAAACTGCGCGGATCGGTAACCCTGGGCTGGACGGGCGATGGCAGCGATGGCGAGAACAACAGCCTCTTCAGCGATCAGGCGCATAAACCTACCCGCACCATCAACCAGGAAAACCGGAACCGCAGGAACGGATACCGTGCAGTAACGGACTGGAACTATCTGAAGGAATATGACGAACCCGGCAAAAGGCTCGAAGCAGGATTCAACTTTGCGAAGAATAACGGGAACGGTTACGGGAATAACGACTATTTCTACCTGATGACGGAAGATACTTCCCTGCAGCGGACCAGCCGCCGCAATGGCAACTGGAACCTGCGCAGCAACTTCAATTTCCGCAATGTACTGAAGGACAGCAAGTATTACAACCTCAGCAGTTCCGTAGCACTCAACGGCGGTAAAAACACCGCCCTGGCCACCAGGAAAAATGTCAACGATACAGAACTGCTGTTTGCGCCACGGCTTTCCACCAATTACACCAACTTCAATCAGCAATATGCCGTGAATGCAGCATTCGGCAAAAGAAGCCGTGAGTTCGGGTACAACTTCACGGGACGGCTGGCCTATGACGGTGCTCAGTCCGAGGAAGACTACGCGGGCAACCGTTTCAACAACGAAACCTATGAGATACGCAGTTCTCTGGGCATGAACTTCAGCCCGAAAAAGGACCATATGGCCAATATCCGGTTCAATCCGGGTATCCAGTTCTTCAACCAGATGGCCCTGCTGGATTCCCTGAGAAGCCGCGTTCCTTTCAAATACACGAACTTCTCTCCGGGCATCAACCTGCAATACGATATCAAACAGCAGCAGCTCTCATTCAGTTTCAACCGCAATATCGACCGGCCCAATCCCGATCAGCTGAACCCTTTCATCAACACTGCGGACACGCTGAACATCCGCATGGGCAATCCCAATCTTCGCCCGTCATTCACGAAGGACTACCGGCTGGAGTACCTGTACCAGTACAAAAGCCATCAGGTGAAAGCCGGCGTGGAGATACAGGATGCGGGAGACATCATTTCCCGGTTCACGCAGGTGGAGCAGGTGGGCAATACGATCTATACAACATCTACCTGGGTGAACCTGGCCAGCCGGAAAGACCGCAATGCCTATATCACCCTGAACTCCCATCTGTTCAAGGCTCTCCAGCATAATAAAGGCTCCATAAACGCCAATATCAGCGGGGGCCTGCGTTACTATAACACCATCACAGACGGCGGGGAAGATGGAAAAGATGCCGTGAGCGAACAATTCGCGCATGTAGAGGGGGTGACCTCGCATCTTACCATATGGACGGCATACCGCATCCGGGTGTTCTCCATTTCCGTCAACGGCCGGTATAACGGGCCCCGTTACTATGCGCAGGGAAGAAGAGAGGGGCGTTTCAACAGCGGTTTAAAAGGGCAGGTGAATCTTTTACAGCGGAAACTGAATGTAGCCTTCAGCGTGGAAAATCTCTTCGGTTCTTCCGTGCGGAATTCCTACGAACTGACGAACGCATATGAACAATACTCCAATGCGCGCAGGAATGTACGGTACCTGAGCCTGAACATCACTTACAATATCCGCAAGTTCACGAAACTCGGACAGAAGGGGCCGAAGGGCTTTGACGAGGAAGAGTTCGAGGGAGATGACCACCGCGGAGGCCGTGGGCGGAGATAA
- a CDS encoding transglutaminase domain-containing protein, translating to MAIDQSKYTTLQHFLLNLLSLLTILPLAPYINRFLPTIQVWDWHIDLVLSVLIAFLFTRLLLWLFKPLIIPAFALVAGFMLFNTWTGRYSFSNVINDYQGMVQGNWGTRDKKQLDILSFYPRRVESYVDKTVRGIREKINFQDSTVRNFSVQHSLDHYDEYWPKYGKIIRYLSLYRHIRENFKYVNDSQRDEYFATPMETIRNGLGGDCDDHSILVTSCLQSIGARTRIVLIRGHAYPELYCGNEQEFEVIKQAIVLLFNNPPVKELYYHEMKGEYWINLDYTARHPGGPYLNDKVYALIEL from the coding sequence ATGGCCATTGATCAAAGTAAATACACCACCCTACAGCATTTTCTGCTGAACCTGTTGAGCCTGTTGACCATTCTGCCGCTGGCGCCGTATATTAACAGGTTCCTGCCAACCATACAGGTATGGGACTGGCATATTGACCTGGTACTGTCCGTTCTCATCGCTTTTCTGTTCACCCGTCTGCTGCTGTGGTTATTCAAACCGCTGATCATCCCCGCCTTTGCGCTCGTTGCCGGCTTTATGCTGTTCAATACCTGGACGGGCCGCTACTCATTCTCCAATGTTATCAATGATTATCAGGGGATGGTACAGGGCAACTGGGGCACCAGGGACAAAAAACAGCTGGATATCCTCAGCTTCTATCCGCGCAGGGTGGAGAGTTACGTCGATAAAACCGTACGGGGCATCAGGGAAAAGATCAATTTCCAGGACTCTACGGTACGCAATTTCTCCGTACAACATTCGCTCGATCACTATGACGAATACTGGCCCAAATACGGCAAGATCATCAGGTATCTTTCGCTTTACCGGCATATAAGGGAGAATTTCAAATATGTGAATGACAGTCAGCGGGACGAGTATTTCGCGACACCCATGGAGACTATCCGCAACGGGCTGGGGGGAGATTGCGACGACCATTCCATCCTGGTCACCTCCTGCCTCCAGTCCATCGGCGCACGTACCCGGATCGTACTGATCCGCGGCCACGCCTACCCGGAGCTTTATTGCGGCAACGAGCAGGAATTCGAGGTCATCAAACAGGCCATCGTGCTGCTCTTCAACAATCCTCCCGTAAAAGAGTTATATTATCATGAAATGAAAGGGGAGTACTGGATCAATCTTGATTATACGGCACGCCATCCCGGCGGCCCTTACCTGAACGACAAAGTATATGCCCTGATAGAATTATAG